A window of the Phaseolus vulgaris cultivar G19833 chromosome 5, P. vulgaris v2.0, whole genome shotgun sequence genome harbors these coding sequences:
- the LOC137835713 gene encoding E3 ubiquitin-protein ligase WAV3-like, translated as MESKWRKVKLAIGINTCVQVPKTMDNNSSSSSLPSATSFSDRSASSALRLSRSKSKSSKGTCAICLSSVKPGQGNAIFTAECSHSFHFQCITSNVKHGSRICPVCRAKWKEVPIQSRSSSKVSHEINRVNSSRNDSWTTLIGRFPPQQPGRGAHHPFSNNVTEPAIFDDDEVLGQQNSVTDGLNEADHDVINPLEIKTYPEVSAVAKSASHDNFAVSINLKAPPRSERYRNNTESSYFSAQNSRAPIDLVTVLDVSGSMSGTKIALLKRAMGFVIENLSSSDRLSVVTFSSTAHRIFRLRRMTIAGKQDALQAVSSLVPDGVTNIAEGLRKGAKVFADRRWKNPVGSIILLSDGQDSSINYSRFNLGTDYRCLVPNSIRRSNCMGLHIPVHAFGFGVDHDATAMHTISEMSGGTFSFIEDEDVIQDAFAQCIGGLLSVVVQELQVEVQCVHPRLQFGSVKAGSYQTSLIGKMAFIKVGDLYAEEERDFLVTLDIPVDKSSDVMPLLVVRGFYRDPITKAMKGMTLNNEVKIERPDVARDVVVSIEVDKQRNRLRVAEAMAEARVNAERGDLSAAVSVLEICLRALSETISAKAGDQLCTALSAELKEMQERMANQRVYEHSGRAYVLSGLCAHSWQRATSRGDSTDSTSLVNAYRTPSMVDMVSRSQTLLLRPQPVNLLKHARSSSDRHHRRN; from the exons ATGGAAAGCAAATGGAGAAAAGTAAAGCTCGCCATTGGGATCAACACCTGTGTTCAAGTCCCTAAGACCATGGACAACaactcctcctcctcctctctCCCATCTGCCACTTCATTCTCCGACCGTTCCGCCTCCTCCGCTCTCCGCCTCTCCAGATCCAAATCCAAATCCTCCAAG GGGACATGTGCAATTTGCCTGAGTTCAGTGAAACCAGGGCAGGGAAATGCCATATTTACTGCAGAATGTTCTCACTCTTTCCATTTCCAATGCATCACATCCAATGTGAAACACGGGAGCCGGATTTGCCCCGTTTGCAGAGCAAAATGGAAAGAGGTTCCTATTCAGAGTCGTTCTTCATCTAAGGTCTCCCATGAGATCAACCGAGTAAATTCATCGCGAAATGATTCCTGGACAACTCTCATAGGGAGGTTTCCTCCGCAACAACCTGGTAGAGGAGCACATCATCCATTTTCTAATAATGTTACTGAACCAGCTAtctttgatgatgatgaagtCTTGGGTCAACAAAATTCAGTTACCGATGGTTTGAATGAGGCTGATCACGATGTAATAAACCCATTGGAAATCAAAACATATCCTGAAGTTTCAGCTGTTGCAAAGTCAGCCTCTCATGATAACTTTGCTGTATCAATTAATCTCAAAGCTCCCCCTCGTTCAGAGAGATACAGAAACAATACTGAATCATCATATTTTTCTGCACAAAATTCTCGTGCTCCAATTGACCTTGTCACGGTTCTTGATGTGAGTGGTAGCATGTCAGGCACAAAGATTGCTCTACTGAAACGAGCTATGGGGTTTGTCATAGAGAATTTGAGTTCATCAGACAGGCTTTCTGTGGTTACCTTCTCTTCCACAGCCCATCGCATCTTTCGTCTTCGGAGGATGACTATTGCTGGAAAACAGGATGCACTGCAGGCAGTTTCTTCATTGGTTCCAGATGGTGTGACAAACATTGCAGAAGGCTTGAGGAAAGGTGCCAAAGTGTTTGCAGACCGCAGGTGGAAGAACCCAGTTGGCAGTATCATATTACTCTCTGATGGACAGGATTCATCCATAAACTATAGCAGGTTCAATCTTGGAACTGATTACCGGTGCCTTGTCCCAAACTCCATTCGTCGGAGCAATTGTATGGGCCTGCACATACCAGTGCATGCATTTGGCTTTGGTGTTGACCATGATGCTACAGCAATGCACACAATCTCTGAGATGTCTGGGGGTACTTTTTCCTTCATTGAAGACGAGGATGTGATTCAGGATGCATTTGCACAGTGTATTGGGGGACTATTGAGTGTGGTGGTTCAGGAATTACAGGTAGAAGTTCAGTGTGTTCACCCCCGTCTGCAATTTGGTTCAGTAAAAGCAGGAAGTTACCAAACTAGCTTGATTGGAAAAATGGCATTTATCAAGGTAGGAGATTTGTATGCTGAAGAAGAAAGAGACTTTTTGGTGACATTGGATATTCCGGTGGATAAGTCTAGTGATGTGATGCCTCTGTTGGTAGTCAGAGGTTTTTATAGGGACCCCATCACAAAAGCAATGAAGGGTATGACACTAAATAATGAAGTAAAGATTGAGAGACCTGATGTAGCCAGAGATGTAGTTGTGTCAATAGAAGTAGACAAGCAGAGAAACAGGCTTCGAGTTGCTGAGGCAATGGCTGAGGCTAGAGTTAATGCTGAACGTGGTGATTTGTCTGCTGCTGTTTCTGTTCTAGAGATATGTCTCCGGGCATTGTCTGAAACTATCTCTGCCAAAGCTGGTGATCAACTATGCACTGCTCTTTCTGCTGAACTAAAGGAAATGCAGGAAAGAATGGCAAACCAACGTGTCTATGAGCATTCTGGAAGGGCTTATGTTCTCTCAGGATTGTGTGCTCATTCATGGCAAAGGGCAACTTCACGAGGAGACTCTACAGACAGCACCAGTCTTGTGAATGCATACCGAACCCCTTCCATGGTAGACATGGTTTCACGTTCTCAAACCTTGCTCTTGAGGCCTCAACCTGTAAATCTCCTCAAACATGCTAGATCCTCTTCTGACAGGCACCACCGAAGAAATTag
- the LOC137835714 gene encoding receptor-like serine/threonine-protein kinase NCRK isoform X1 produces MKPQFNVAVALLISLLCIQHSFCDEPSDTGPNKWKCRCSSLQGKHIYSPANCSKSCDCHSDAEESASIWTCLCDSNGFPEVSADGHNLNCFKACNCTWGTVRMPLGSKKQISSKIVVVILSVCLTCTTIAFLASVVCQVCRRERCPIQSPMISSDKETSYSSTTNLISHKTSSPVSHITGCFQKSSLLFGSQRQTFYGNIIQFSFAELENATEKFSTSNLTGLGGSSYVYRGRLKDGSNVAVKRLKDQTGPEADYEFLTEIELLSRLHHCHLVPLVGYCSELKGKNVQRLLVFEYMTNGNLRDRLDGVFGKKMDWSTRVRIALGAARGLEYLHEAAAPRILHRDVKSTNILLDKNWQAKITDLGMAKSLRADDHPSRSDSPARMQGTFGYFAPEYAIVGRASLESDVFSFGVVLLELISGRQPIHKSAGKEQSLVIWATPRLKDSRRVITELADPQLKGNFPEEELHIMAYLAKECLLLDPDTRPTMTEVVQILSSISPDRSRRRRNIPVSRFQEPEDLENQRQAPSSIFPTCDLLPLGVDNNLNVGNENKDAHAVSSEHMESLILFSPKGERWHASEEEMVDLTEPRFESFFMTNPNFS; encoded by the exons ATGAAGCCTCAATTCAATGTTGCTGTGGCTCTACTTATTAGCTTGCTCTGTATTCAGCATTCATTTTGTG ATGAACCTTCTGATACTGGACCAAACAAGTGGAAATGTAGATGCTCTTCATTACAAGGGAAGCATATATACTCTCCTGCTAATTGTTCCAAGTCATGTGATTGCCATTCAG ATGCTGAAGAGAGTGCATCCATATGGACATGCTTATGTGATTCGAATGGTTTTCCTGAAGTGTCAGCAGATGGCCATAACCTTAACTGTTTTAAAGCCTGCAATTGCACGTGGG GAACTGTCAGGATGCCACTAGGTTCAAAGAAGCAAATTTCGAGCAAGATTGTAGTAGTTATTCTATCAGTATGTCTTACATGCACAACTATTGCATTTCTTGCCTCAGTTGTATGTCAGGTCTGCCGAAGGGAGAGATGTCCTATTCAATCACCAATGATCTCATCAGATAAAGAAACAAGTTACAGTAGCACCACCAACTTAATTAGTCATAAAACTTCTTCGCCTGTTAGTCATATTACAG GATGCTTTCAGAAATCCTCTTTGTTGTTTGGTAGCCAAAGACAAACCTTTTATGGaaatattattcaattttcaTTCGCTGAACTAGAAAATGCCACCGAAAAATTTTCAACTTCCAATCTAACTGGACTAGGTGGAAGTAGTTACGTATACCGTGGTCGGCTGAAAGATGGTAGTAATGTGGCAGTCAAGAGACTAAAAGATCAAACAGGGCCTGAGGCAGACTATGAGTTTCTAACAGAG ATTGAGCTATTGTCTAGACTTCATCATTGTCATCTGGTGCCATTAGTGGGATACTGCTCAGaactaaaaggaaaaaatgTTCAAAGGTTGCTAGTGTTTGAATACATGACTAATGGAAATTTAAGGGATCGCTTAGATGGagtttttggaaaaaaaatggaCTGGTCAACTCGAGTTAGAATTGCATTAGGAGCAGCAAGGGGCTTGGAGTATCTTCATGAAGCAGCTGCTCCAAGAATTCTGCACAGAGATGTCAAATCAACAAACATTCTTCTGGACAAAAATTGGCAAGCAAAA ATAACTGATCTTGGTATGGCTAAAAGTTTGAGAGCTGATGACCACCCCAGTCGTTCAGATTCTCCAGCAAGAATGCAGGGAACATTTGGCTATTTTGCACCTGAGTATGCAATTGTTGGGAGAGCCTCTCTTGAGTCTGATGTCTTCAGTTTTGGAGTGGTTCTTCTTGAGCTTATCAGTGGTCGGCAACCCATCCACAAATCTGCAGGCAAAGAACAAAGTCTCGTTATATGG GCAACTCCTCGCTTAAAGGATAGCAGGCGAGTAATAACAGAGTTGGCTGATCCACAGTTGAAAGGAAACTTTCCAGAAGAAGAGCTGCATATAATGGCATACTTAGCTAAGGAGTGCTTGCTGTTGGATCCTGACACTCGACCAACTATGACTGAAGTTGTTCAAATTCTTTCCAGTATCTCCCCAGACAGATCTAGAAGGAGAAGAAACATTCCAGTGAGCCGTTTTCAG GAACCGGAGGACTTGGAGAATCAAAGACAAGCTCCATCAAGTATATTTCCAACTTGTGATTTATTGCCATTAGGTGTTGACAACAATCTTAATGTTGGGAATGAAAATAAAGATGCACATGCAGTTTCAAGTGAGCATATGGAGAGTTTGATCCTCTTTAGTCCAAAGGGAGAGAGGTGGCATGCATCAGAGGAGGAAATGGTAGATTTAACTGAGCCTCGTTTCGAATCATTTTTCATGACAAACCCCAATTTCTCTTGA
- the LOC137835714 gene encoding receptor-like serine/threonine-protein kinase NCRK isoform X2, with protein sequence MKPQFNVAVALLISLLCIQHSFCDEPSDTGPNKWKCRCSSLQGKHIYSPANCSKSCDCHSGTVRMPLGSKKQISSKIVVVILSVCLTCTTIAFLASVVCQVCRRERCPIQSPMISSDKETSYSSTTNLISHKTSSPVSHITGCFQKSSLLFGSQRQTFYGNIIQFSFAELENATEKFSTSNLTGLGGSSYVYRGRLKDGSNVAVKRLKDQTGPEADYEFLTEIELLSRLHHCHLVPLVGYCSELKGKNVQRLLVFEYMTNGNLRDRLDGVFGKKMDWSTRVRIALGAARGLEYLHEAAAPRILHRDVKSTNILLDKNWQAKITDLGMAKSLRADDHPSRSDSPARMQGTFGYFAPEYAIVGRASLESDVFSFGVVLLELISGRQPIHKSAGKEQSLVIWATPRLKDSRRVITELADPQLKGNFPEEELHIMAYLAKECLLLDPDTRPTMTEVVQILSSISPDRSRRRRNIPVSRFQEPEDLENQRQAPSSIFPTCDLLPLGVDNNLNVGNENKDAHAVSSEHMESLILFSPKGERWHASEEEMVDLTEPRFESFFMTNPNFS encoded by the exons ATGAAGCCTCAATTCAATGTTGCTGTGGCTCTACTTATTAGCTTGCTCTGTATTCAGCATTCATTTTGTG ATGAACCTTCTGATACTGGACCAAACAAGTGGAAATGTAGATGCTCTTCATTACAAGGGAAGCATATATACTCTCCTGCTAATTGTTCCAAGTCATGTGATTGCCATTCAG GAACTGTCAGGATGCCACTAGGTTCAAAGAAGCAAATTTCGAGCAAGATTGTAGTAGTTATTCTATCAGTATGTCTTACATGCACAACTATTGCATTTCTTGCCTCAGTTGTATGTCAGGTCTGCCGAAGGGAGAGATGTCCTATTCAATCACCAATGATCTCATCAGATAAAGAAACAAGTTACAGTAGCACCACCAACTTAATTAGTCATAAAACTTCTTCGCCTGTTAGTCATATTACAG GATGCTTTCAGAAATCCTCTTTGTTGTTTGGTAGCCAAAGACAAACCTTTTATGGaaatattattcaattttcaTTCGCTGAACTAGAAAATGCCACCGAAAAATTTTCAACTTCCAATCTAACTGGACTAGGTGGAAGTAGTTACGTATACCGTGGTCGGCTGAAAGATGGTAGTAATGTGGCAGTCAAGAGACTAAAAGATCAAACAGGGCCTGAGGCAGACTATGAGTTTCTAACAGAG ATTGAGCTATTGTCTAGACTTCATCATTGTCATCTGGTGCCATTAGTGGGATACTGCTCAGaactaaaaggaaaaaatgTTCAAAGGTTGCTAGTGTTTGAATACATGACTAATGGAAATTTAAGGGATCGCTTAGATGGagtttttggaaaaaaaatggaCTGGTCAACTCGAGTTAGAATTGCATTAGGAGCAGCAAGGGGCTTGGAGTATCTTCATGAAGCAGCTGCTCCAAGAATTCTGCACAGAGATGTCAAATCAACAAACATTCTTCTGGACAAAAATTGGCAAGCAAAA ATAACTGATCTTGGTATGGCTAAAAGTTTGAGAGCTGATGACCACCCCAGTCGTTCAGATTCTCCAGCAAGAATGCAGGGAACATTTGGCTATTTTGCACCTGAGTATGCAATTGTTGGGAGAGCCTCTCTTGAGTCTGATGTCTTCAGTTTTGGAGTGGTTCTTCTTGAGCTTATCAGTGGTCGGCAACCCATCCACAAATCTGCAGGCAAAGAACAAAGTCTCGTTATATGG GCAACTCCTCGCTTAAAGGATAGCAGGCGAGTAATAACAGAGTTGGCTGATCCACAGTTGAAAGGAAACTTTCCAGAAGAAGAGCTGCATATAATGGCATACTTAGCTAAGGAGTGCTTGCTGTTGGATCCTGACACTCGACCAACTATGACTGAAGTTGTTCAAATTCTTTCCAGTATCTCCCCAGACAGATCTAGAAGGAGAAGAAACATTCCAGTGAGCCGTTTTCAG GAACCGGAGGACTTGGAGAATCAAAGACAAGCTCCATCAAGTATATTTCCAACTTGTGATTTATTGCCATTAGGTGTTGACAACAATCTTAATGTTGGGAATGAAAATAAAGATGCACATGCAGTTTCAAGTGAGCATATGGAGAGTTTGATCCTCTTTAGTCCAAAGGGAGAGAGGTGGCATGCATCAGAGGAGGAAATGGTAGATTTAACTGAGCCTCGTTTCGAATCATTTTTCATGACAAACCCCAATTTCTCTTGA
- the LOC137835714 gene encoding receptor-like serine/threonine-protein kinase NCRK isoform X3 encodes MPLGSKKQISSKIVVVILSVCLTCTTIAFLASVVCQVCRRERCPIQSPMISSDKETSYSSTTNLISHKTSSPVSHITGCFQKSSLLFGSQRQTFYGNIIQFSFAELENATEKFSTSNLTGLGGSSYVYRGRLKDGSNVAVKRLKDQTGPEADYEFLTEIELLSRLHHCHLVPLVGYCSELKGKNVQRLLVFEYMTNGNLRDRLDGVFGKKMDWSTRVRIALGAARGLEYLHEAAAPRILHRDVKSTNILLDKNWQAKITDLGMAKSLRADDHPSRSDSPARMQGTFGYFAPEYAIVGRASLESDVFSFGVVLLELISGRQPIHKSAGKEQSLVIWATPRLKDSRRVITELADPQLKGNFPEEELHIMAYLAKECLLLDPDTRPTMTEVVQILSSISPDRSRRRRNIPVSRFQEPEDLENQRQAPSSIFPTCDLLPLGVDNNLNVGNENKDAHAVSSEHMESLILFSPKGERWHASEEEMVDLTEPRFESFFMTNPNFS; translated from the exons ATGCCACTAGGTTCAAAGAAGCAAATTTCGAGCAAGATTGTAGTAGTTATTCTATCAGTATGTCTTACATGCACAACTATTGCATTTCTTGCCTCAGTTGTATGTCAGGTCTGCCGAAGGGAGAGATGTCCTATTCAATCACCAATGATCTCATCAGATAAAGAAACAAGTTACAGTAGCACCACCAACTTAATTAGTCATAAAACTTCTTCGCCTGTTAGTCATATTACAG GATGCTTTCAGAAATCCTCTTTGTTGTTTGGTAGCCAAAGACAAACCTTTTATGGaaatattattcaattttcaTTCGCTGAACTAGAAAATGCCACCGAAAAATTTTCAACTTCCAATCTAACTGGACTAGGTGGAAGTAGTTACGTATACCGTGGTCGGCTGAAAGATGGTAGTAATGTGGCAGTCAAGAGACTAAAAGATCAAACAGGGCCTGAGGCAGACTATGAGTTTCTAACAGAG ATTGAGCTATTGTCTAGACTTCATCATTGTCATCTGGTGCCATTAGTGGGATACTGCTCAGaactaaaaggaaaaaatgTTCAAAGGTTGCTAGTGTTTGAATACATGACTAATGGAAATTTAAGGGATCGCTTAGATGGagtttttggaaaaaaaatggaCTGGTCAACTCGAGTTAGAATTGCATTAGGAGCAGCAAGGGGCTTGGAGTATCTTCATGAAGCAGCTGCTCCAAGAATTCTGCACAGAGATGTCAAATCAACAAACATTCTTCTGGACAAAAATTGGCAAGCAAAA ATAACTGATCTTGGTATGGCTAAAAGTTTGAGAGCTGATGACCACCCCAGTCGTTCAGATTCTCCAGCAAGAATGCAGGGAACATTTGGCTATTTTGCACCTGAGTATGCAATTGTTGGGAGAGCCTCTCTTGAGTCTGATGTCTTCAGTTTTGGAGTGGTTCTTCTTGAGCTTATCAGTGGTCGGCAACCCATCCACAAATCTGCAGGCAAAGAACAAAGTCTCGTTATATGG GCAACTCCTCGCTTAAAGGATAGCAGGCGAGTAATAACAGAGTTGGCTGATCCACAGTTGAAAGGAAACTTTCCAGAAGAAGAGCTGCATATAATGGCATACTTAGCTAAGGAGTGCTTGCTGTTGGATCCTGACACTCGACCAACTATGACTGAAGTTGTTCAAATTCTTTCCAGTATCTCCCCAGACAGATCTAGAAGGAGAAGAAACATTCCAGTGAGCCGTTTTCAG GAACCGGAGGACTTGGAGAATCAAAGACAAGCTCCATCAAGTATATTTCCAACTTGTGATTTATTGCCATTAGGTGTTGACAACAATCTTAATGTTGGGAATGAAAATAAAGATGCACATGCAGTTTCAAGTGAGCATATGGAGAGTTTGATCCTCTTTAGTCCAAAGGGAGAGAGGTGGCATGCATCAGAGGAGGAAATGGTAGATTTAACTGAGCCTCGTTTCGAATCATTTTTCATGACAAACCCCAATTTCTCTTGA
- the LOC137835716 gene encoding protein CNGC15c-like, with amino-acid sequence MAFGNSRSARFEDDPELAKFPASNGDNGFKIKYHIDGTQIPEPSSKMAKKKVTGKFLKARMLSRVFSEDYDRVKRRVLDPRGQTIHRWNKIFLVACLVSLFVDPLFFYLPVVRDEVCIDIGITLEVILTLVRSVGDVFYVIQIFLKFRTAFVAPSSRVFGRGELVVGYSKIAVRYLRKSFWLDFVAALPLPQVLIWIIIPTLRGSTMGNTKNVLRFFIVFQYFPRLVLIFPLSSQIVKATGVVTETAWAGAAYNLMLYMLASHILGACWYLLSIERQEACWRSVCDLEKSFCEYGFFDCHRVKDAHRLSWFIASNITNLCSPNAKHDFYQFGIYADAVTSEVTSSAFFNKYFFCLWWGLRNLSSLGQGLLTSTYVGEIMVAIVIATLGLVLFALLIGNMQTYLQSTTVRLEEWRVKRTDTEQWMHHRQLPPELRESVRKYDQYKWLATRGVDEESLLKGLPVDLQRDIKRHLCLDLVRGVPLFDQMDERMLDAICERLKPALGTEGTFLVREGDPVNEMLFIIRGHLDSYTTNGGRAGFFNSCRIGPGEFCGEELLTWALDPGPSVILPSSTRTVKAISEVEAFALIAEDLKFVASQFRRLHSKQLRHRFRFYSYQWRTWAACFVQAAWRRHKKRKEVAELRARAINNAHPGTPTYATKVAKSTRKIVHVSSPTDSGVVSSLPKPAEPDFTVDERY; translated from the exons ATGGCTTTTGGTAATTCGAGATCTGCAAG GTTTGAAGATGATCCGGAGCTAGCTAAATTTCCTGCAAGTAACGGTGACAACGGTTTCAAGATCAAATACCACATTGATGGGACACAAATACCTGAGCCTAGTTCCAAAATGGCTAAGAAAAAGGTGACGGGGAAGTTCTTGAAAGCTAGAATGTTGTCAAGAGTGTTCTCAGAAGACTATGACAGAGTCAAAAGAAGAGTATTAGATCCTAGGGGACAAACCATACACCGATGGAACAAGATTTTCTTGGTAGCATGTTTAGTGTCTTTGTTTGTGGACCCTTTGTTCTTTTATCTGCCAGTGGTTCGAGATGAAGTGTGCATTGATATTGGAATAACCCTTGAGGTTATCCTCACTTTGGTAAGATCAGTGGGGGATGTCTTCTACGTGATTCAGATTTTCTTGAAGTTTCGTACGGCTTTTGTTGCTCCTTCTTCAAGGGTTTTTGGGAGAGGAGAACTTGTTGTAGGATATTCTAAGATTGCAGTTAGGTACCTTCGCAAGAGTTTCTGGTTAGACTTTGTTGCTGCCCTGCCCCTTCCTCAG GTGTTAATTTGGATTATTATCCCAACTCTCAGGGGTTCAACCATGGGCAACACAAAAAATGTCCTTCGCTTCTTTATCGTTTTCCAATATTTTCCAAGGCTGGTTTTGATTTTTCCACTCTCATCACAAATTGTAAAAGCTACAGGGGTGGTGACAGAAACAGCATGGGCAGGGGCTGCTTACAACCTAATGCTTTACATGTTGGCTAGCCAT ATTTTAGGGGCTTGCTGGTATCTTCTATCAATCGAACGACAAGAAGCATGTTGGAGAAGTGTATGCGATTTGGAAAAGTCATTTTGTGAATATGGATTCTTTGACTGCCACAGAGTTAAAGATGCCCACAGGCTCTCCTGGTTTATAGCAAGTAATATCACAAATTTATGCTCACCAAATGCAAAACATGACTTCTATCAGTTTGGTATATACGCTGATGCCGTGACTTCCGAAGTTACATCCTCAGCATTCTtcaacaaatactttttttgCCTGTGGTGGGGTCTAAGGAATTTGAG TTCGTTGGGACAAGGCCTTCTCACCAGCACATATGTTGGAGAGATAATGGTCGCTATTGTTATTGCAACTCTTGGATTGGTTCTTTTTGCGTTGCTAATTGGTAATATGCAG ACATATCTGCAATCAACCACTGTTCGCTTAGAAGAGTGGAGAGTGAAAAGAACTGATACAGAACAATGGATGCATCACAGACAGCTACCTCCAGAACTAAGAGAATCTGTGCGTAAATACGACCAATACAAATGGCTGGCCACAAGAGGAGTAGATGAAGAATCACTTCTCAAAGGACTCCCCGTGGATCTTCAGAGAGACATCAAACGCCACCTTTGTCTCGATCTAGTACGAGGA GTGCCCTTATTTGATCAAATGGATGAGAGAATGTTGGATGCAATCTGTGAGAGGCTGAAGCCAGCACTGGGCACAGAGGGCACGTTCCTTGTTCGCGAGGGTGATCCTGTGAACGAGATGCTCTTCATAATCCGAGGCCATCTTGATTCCTACACCACGAACGGGGGCCGGGCCGGGTTCTTCAACTCGTGCCGTATTGGGCCGGGTGAGttctgcggcgaggagcttctaaCATGGGCCTTGGATCCAGGGCCCAGCGTGATCCTCCCTTCGTCCACTCGAACAGTGAAAGCCATCTCGGAAGTGGAGGCCTTTGCACTGATAGCGGAGGACCTGAAATTCGTGGCGTCACAGTTCAGAAGACTGCACAGCAAACAACTGAGACACAGATTTAGGTTTTATTCGTACCAGTGGAGAACCTGGGCTGCGTGTTTCGTTCAAGCCGCGTGGAGAAGGCATAAGAAAAGGAAGGAAGTTGCTGAACTAAGGGCCAGGGCCATTAACAATGCTCATCCTGGGACACCAACGTATGCCACAAAGGTCGCCAAGAGTACTAGGAAAATTGTTCATGTCTCTTCTCCCACAGATTCTGGAGTTGTCTCCTCTTTGCCAAAGCCAGCAGAACCAGATTTCACCGTTGATGAACGATATTGA